The genomic stretch TGCAAGATGGAAGAAAATCTCAGTGTTCACTTACATTGTGGCTCCTTCTATTTCTGCAGGATTCTTAGGAGTGCAAAGAACACACCAGGACCCTTGATTTCCAACCATCAGCTTGCTGAAGGAGAGATCATCCTTGATGTTGATGGTACAGTTCCCATTCAACCTGTTCTACAGCATATTGGAATCTCAGCATGGCCAGGTGAGTTGCCAAGTGCAGAGCAAGATATCAAGGGATCAGATCAACCTCGtcatctttgttgattttgatcTGTTAACCCTTTAATTGCATCATTTGTTGATTTTGACATGTTAATAAGCCTCAAACTGCATTTTGGATAATAATAGTGGCTTATTGTGTTGATTATGTATGTTGTGGACACTGGTTTGTGAATGTGCCCCTTTCCACTTTCATTGATTGATAACATTCGATTACTCTATGAACAAGTCCTCTTTTTAggtcaagttttttttagtgttgacTGAATCTGTTGGCAAATGTAGGTGTGACATTGACCTTGGtcatttgaagttcatattttCAGGAAATAACACGtctccaatgaaaaaaaatcatgtcaattctctctctctctctctctctctctctttgacAAATTGATGATCTTGTGTATGTAAGCACAAGACTGGTTGGCATTCATCTGTGGTGACCTATTCTATTAAAGATGTCTTCACTGGCATTTCAAAGGTATTTGTATGGCGTGCCAGAGTTACACAGCTCAAATTTGTGTGAACTATAATGAATGGTTGGAGGGTTTTCTTTTGGTACCTTTTGATGCTTATATGTAGATCCTGTTACTTACAAGAACAATGTAGAGGTAGAAATTTTTGGTTTTGGGTCAGTGTGCCCTGTTCAtggattgattttttagttaaaatttgttAAGGACTCTGTTAATGCATGTCAATTTGTTTACTTTCTGTGTTGTGTAGGCCGATTGACACTGACTAATCATGCTATCTACTTTGAGTCATTGGGAGTTGGTTTATATGATAAAGCTGTTAGATATGATCTGGCATCTGATATGAAGCAGGTCATAAAACCTGAATTAACCGGACCATTGGGTGCTCGTCTCTTTGATAAAGCTGTGATGTACAAATCAACATCTGTGTATGTTATTTGATAACCTTGCAGattgaattttgatattttgaataattgacGAGCTTACATAAGTAGACATGTCAAGTGTTCAACTGTCTTAAACTTTCTCTTACCCCTCCCTTTCTTTTGCTTCAGAGCAGAGCCTGTTTATTTTGAGTTTCctgaattcaaaggcaattctCGACGGGACTACTGGTTGGATGTGTGTCTTGAGATCCTGCATGCACACAGattcattcaaaaaaacaacTTCAATGAGACTCAGCGATTGGAGGTACTTGCAAGGGCTATCCTGGGCATCTTTCGATGTCGCACAGTTAGAGAAGCTCTCTGCTGCTTTTCATCTCATTACAAAACCTTGCTTGCTTTTAAACTGGCTGAAAGTCTTCCCCGGGGAGATATGATCCTGGAAACTCTGTCCAGTCGCCTGGCACTTCTGAATGCAACTCCTGTTAGCGGATCTCCATGTGCAAAACAGCAATTGAGACTTTCACCGGTTGCACTTCTGACACTTTGTCAACTTGGATTTATCTTACAAAAAGAAGCAAATCTAGATGTAGAAGTTCTAGCATTTGGGGATCTTTGGGCTGGTGAGACAAATCCTTTGGAAATATCTGTGAAACAGTCAATGTCAGATACTGGGAAAGCTGAAGCTGCACGGGCAACAGTGGACAAAGTGAAGGTTGAAGGGATTGATACAAATGTTGCAGTAATGAAGGTTATTATAATAGTTCCTTTAAATTCAGCTTACTAGGACAAAGTCACATATAGAATAGCTGAGTTTCTAAGGTAGTAAATCTAATTGCACCAATGCTTTTATCATCATGAAAGTAGGGTTTCTTACGCTCCCCAAAAGTTTTGGTGGGCTACTTCCGCCACGCTTCTTTGGACAGGAAGCCTGGTTGATCAATCAGATCTTCAGTACTCTAGACTCCCAGGCAAAAAGAACTTTTTGAACCATTACCATGTCAAATATTACTACTTGGCTGCTATGATTTCAATCATTGtgcagctctctctctctctaatttaaGTTTCTATACTGTTGATCTTTTCAAGTGAGATAGCCTTGAAGTAAAGTATCATTTGCAGGATATTTATATGCCCCGTCCCTTGAATAGACAGTCAtctaggttttattttttctggcaTTGAAGATTTTTATGATTGTAGATTTTTTCTCTGGAATTGCCATAAATATAAAGCTTATATCATCAAATTTTGCTCAttccatttataatttctttgttttttcctacTCCATTATAGGAATTGCTATTCCCGGTTATAGAATCAGCTGGCCGTCTCCATCATTTGGCCTCTTGGGAAGATCCTTTCAAATCGATGGTGTTTCTGGTGTTAAGCTGCTGTGCTATTTTATGGTAGTTTTTCTTAAGCAATGCTAATTGGATTATTGGTTCTTATAGAAGGACGACATAAATGTTATTCTGGAGATAATGATTTGATGGTCTGATAGTCTATGATTTTAGCACTTTTATACATTAACGAACTAATTATTGGTGctgaattttattaatttgaagcttAGCATCGGCCAAACTGGATTTCTTCATGTTTTGGAGTTGTCTTATATATCCATTGATTTCTCCGCTTTTCTCATATTTCAACGAATTGCAAGTTGACATCCTTCAATGCTCATTTTTGCAATGCCATGCACATTTTCAATTCATCACAAGTGAATGAAGAAACCAACTGAAACAAAATGATTCATGATTATTTATAGGGGTTGGACCAGGTATATATTGCCATCCATTTTTGTGTGGTGTGCGGTTCTAATGTTGGTACGAAGGTATGTCAGCAAAAAGATGCCCTTAGAAGCCTTCAGGGTTACAGCTCCCCCAAATAAAAATGCTGTAGAGCGGCTGTTGACATTGCAAGAAGCCATCACAGAAGTTGAAGGACTAATTCAGACAGCAAACATTGTTCTTCTGAAGTTAAGAGCTATCTTGCTTGCAGTGCTTCCCCAGGTATATGTCCTAATGGAGCTCAATCCCATCCATGTAGCAATAACCTTTCTGCAATGGAGCATTTACATATCGGATGATAGAGCTTCTGATGTGTTTCCTTAAACGTGTGTGGAATGCTTCTGTAAATAACAAATTGAGTTGAAAATCCATATACTAATAGGAGAATGCATTTATTTAATAGCATAAGCATGGATGAATTACAAAATGGTCAGTTGGTAGTCAATATCTATGAAAACAGAAGCTGCAAAACAAAGCTTTTCTCATTTGAATGTGTACATGTGGACAGGAAGTCTGAGAATAGCCAAGTCCTGTTTCATGATAAACTTGCTAATTGATGCCTCCCCTTTATGCCAGGCCACGGAAAGGGTTGCTCTATTGCTGGTTTTCGTAGCTGCTGTGCTTGCATTTGCGTCTCTGCAGCATCTGGTTCTCTTGGTATTTCTAGAAGCTTTCACAAGGGAAATGCCTTACAGAAAAGAAAGCGGTGACAGGTGGCTGAGACGATTAAGAGAATGGTGGGTCAGGATACCAGTCGCTCCTGTTCAGCTCATCAAACAGGAtgacaagaaaaggaaatgaattaTCCAAGACCGATTCTTCTGCAAGTTGTAAATGCTGAAGCGCATAGATGTTTTTCGAAAGGAATTACATACTGTATAGAAAGGAAGCAGAGGTCCTCCTTCTTAAAAAGGCCTGGAAAGTAAAAAGGCCATTGCATGATGGTATGATTTTGAACACCGTACgtttaacatttaaaatttgaGTTGCAGAAAGAAACAAGGACCCGTCCTGCCTGCAAATTTTGGCATGAAATAATTCCAGAGTTGCTGTACAAAACCTAAGCCGAGGCATTCTAAAAGGGATGGATGATCTATTTCCATCGTCAAACATTATCAGGCCAAAACTCGCGAAAAAAACCCCTCTCAAATTCCTTATCCTGTAAACGCTTCTCCAGCTCCTGCATCTTCCTTTGTTTCTTAGACAGTGCCTTGGATTTCCTTGAAGAAGAGCGATCCTGAAATTCACAAAAACGGGATGACATCATTGCTAGTTGTTGTTATCAAGATAACAGAGTTGATCGATCCAAAAAGACCACAAACTAGAAGAGTGATGGTGAAAGTCGGGATAACAGcagctaatttttattttgttagaaaaagaaaagaaccctAACCTGGTTGTTTTTGTCcttggaggaagaagaagaagaagctgggGCAGAAGAAGACTCGGTCGTGTTATTCTTCTTCACAAGTAATTTCTTATTATGATCAGCCCCAAGTCCACGCTTGTTATTCTTCAAATATGTTTGCACAGGCTCCAATCTCCCCTGCTCAGAAATCCCAAGGCCGGTTCCTTCCTTCCACCCGTGCTTCTTCAAGAGCTGAAAGCCAATGTTAGAGGAATCAATTGCTGTTGTTGAACCCCTAAATTGATCTCccatcttttttcaaaaaagaaaaaaatcaacccaaaccCAGATCCGATTGACACGAATCACGAGTAGTGGTAACGGTTAAGAAGCAAGAATACGATGTGAAGACCCACGCCCAACACAAGAGAAACAACAAGGAAAGATTTCAGGATGGTCGGTTCCCCTCTTCTCTGGTGGATTTGTTGATCTGAGGCGGCTCCGCACCGCGTGTCCGGACCTTTTAAGGCCCAGCCCACTCTCGGGCCAACTCAAGTACTATGATCCCTTCACGCCGCAAGCCAGCCGGCCAGATagcctttctttctttctttttttttcacatcgAATACGATCATTGTTATCGTAGCAATGCAAGTATTTTAATTTGAACGAGTCTTTGATATGGGGTTTGATTCAAGGACAAATTAAtgcttttgatttcaaaatatacttactctctttaaaaaaaaagaatggactCAAATTTCATTCATTTGGTCAACCTGTGATTGAAATTTCTGGGTGATTAATGAGTATTGGTAAAATGGATTCAACTTTTGATTAttagcataaaaatataaaattcaaagtcGAGATAGTATTGATTAGCATTTATAAACTAACTAGGTGGATCGAAGCTTTTATTGAGTAGAACTAGAAGTACTCTTTGGAGTATTTGCTAGTGAAATTTATGTCGGCGGAAAGAATGGTTTTAATTTCCCTCTTtggaagtaaataataataataataatatatatatatatatatatattaaagaaatataatttccCTCTTTGGAGCATGtttggaataatatttttttaaaatattttttttataattttatattgtaaaataatagCTGCCACTCTTAAACACCCTCTAAAAAATACCATCCACCACCACGTATTTGGCTGTACGGTACGGTACAGTATAGTATAGTATAGTAGGAGGGCCTCTGCCTCAAATCTTGTCATGctctgataaaaataaaaaataaataaatttaaaaaagaaaggaaaagaaagaaatagaaaaaacttgcGGAAATCAAAAATAGTATTTGGAGCAGGCGAAGAAATAGATCTATTCAACCTGTATTCAGAGGAGACCACCCCTTCCCCTCTGTAGTAGTGGATTGATTGAACTattagaaagagagagagataaaaaaagagaaggggaaGATCAGCATCAGCGTCATCGTCAGTAGTGATGGATTTGGATCAATGGATAGCGAAGGTTAAAGAAGGACAGCATCTTTTGGAAGACGAGCTCCAGCTTCTCTGCGAATACGTATATTCTTtatactctctctctttctcttctagggtttctttctttctttccaataTGCACATGCATCTATGCTTTTAGTATCTAAGGAAGTAGTTGAATTCAATTAGGGTTTATCCGCCGCACCCTTCTTGACTGATTTATTCATTTTGTTCCAACCCTACTACTCTTGCTTTGTCTTTTCGTGCTTTCAATCCTTTCGTTTTCTTGGCTAGCCAATTAATTCTAGACTAGCCCCTCCTCACATTAGGGCTTTTCATCTCTCAAGATGATCGAAACCCTTCCTGCAATTGATGCTACtctttgcttttatgtttgctttttcaataaatttcatGTCAAGGCGCTTACTTAgttcaattctttcatttcgtGTTATTCTTTGGTATTCAGAATGCattcaatttgattgttttccttttactgTATATAAtagtatttcttcttctttttatatataaataattaaatacacaGGTAAAAGAGATCCTCATTGAGGAGTCCAATGTGCAGCCCGTTAACAGCCCTGTCACTGTCTGTGGTGATATTCATGGCCAGTTTCATGATCTTATGAAACTTTTCCAGACTGGGGGTCATGTACCCGAGACTAATTACATTTTTATGGTAACTAACTTGTATACTCTCCTTATGATAAAtcccctctttctctctcttatctgccccccccccccttttgtGCCATATTATTGCTTCTTtttaatgtcattttttttattggagctCACTTAAATATTCCCGATGCTTTGGCAGGGTGATTTTGTTGATCGAGGTTATAATAGTCTTGAAGTTTTCACCATTCTTTTGCTTCTCAAAGCAAGGTACATTCTTGTTTCTGTGCTTGTCATGCCTTTGTTCCATGTTGCTGCATTGATATACCATTATGTGATTCAATGCATACCCTTCTTCCTGCCAAAACAACTACTTAgcttttacaaataaaaaaacttggtcCCGTTAGATTAGGCCAAATTATTACAAGGCCTCCAAAGGCCATATGGGAATTTGTCATCTTGATCTTTGTTAACTTTGCAACTTGAAATCCATTAGAAGTTGCCACCTGGTCACCTTAGTAGCTCAAATTCTGAAGACCAGAAGCTGGTCAGGCTATTTCCAGCTGCTATATCATTCACCCACTAAGTTGTGATGAATGAATCTTAGATTTTTTGCTTATGTTTTTGATGAACCTAGTTAATTTTGCTGTTTTCTATATCTTTGGTTGTGTTTGTAGATACCCAGCTAATATTACACTTTTGCGTGGAAATCATGAAAGCAGGCAACTAACTCAGGTATGTTTTAAGTTGGACAACAACCATTATTATGTGCAATAGAGTGATGTGTAATACTCcaccattatttgtctaagaTAATGTGAATTCTGGCTTTAGTAGCTATCATTATTCATAAGAAACCCGACAGAGCTTTTGATTTCCATGAGCAGAGTTAAGTTACAAATGGCCATGCCCGTTGGGCATGATGGTTACTCAATGGCTAAGAACTGTCCCTATAAGTTTAATTTAATACTGGAATAACCAAATGTTATTGGGGGAGAAGGGAGCTACATTCTTCCAGGATTACACTTTCATTTGCACTAGCCTATGATAACAAGAAAATGGTAATTAGGGGTTCATTAGTGCGCTCTTTAAACTTACTCAAGTATGATAATGAGATGCCCAGAAGGGAAGTGGACTATCTATTTGGGATATAGGGTTTGCCACACTGCTGTTGGACATCGTAAAGCATGAACACTTTGGAATTCCTTTTAGTTAATGGAAGTATTTAAAAACTTGCAGGTGCAGAAACATGATATGGTTTTAATAACTTGTAAGTTAAATTTAGAATGCTGCTCAGATACCAAATATATTTGTTAGGCTGCCAAAATTACTTTAGTTTCAAGGCCATCCATTTAGGTTGACTTATTTGGTTAATTTATGAAGAATACTGTAATTCATGCATATTTTGGTTGCTCAAATGGTCAAACTAATTCTTCCAAACTTAGGTTCGAGGCTCACACATGTCCATTCTTTTGTGCTAATAGATACAGGAACTTTGAGAACACGAGTCTGAAATGTTGTGGGTTATCCTCCGTGCTGGTGTCAAATCTGTTTGGGTTTTAAGGCATGTTGTTGAGTATTGCCAAAAGTGATAACAAGCTTGGAAAAGCTCCAGTTCTGCTAGTTCTGGGTGccatcattaaaataataaaatcgctTTACAGTcataaagaattatttattaattagatttCCACTTATCTTTATATGATGATATGCTGATGTGGAGGTTTCTTATGGAATCCAGCCCCAATCTTGTGTATCTAAATTGCTACGATGAAAAGAAATGTGTAAATTGTTGTGTTTCATTCCAAATGTTCTCAATTTTCCAAGAGGGAAATTCTGCTTTCTTGACAATTTCCCTTTGGATTGTAATCTATGCTATAAGGTATAACTTTTATCTTTGTCAGGTATATGGTTTCTATGATGAGTGCCAG from Populus alba chromosome 8, ASM523922v2, whole genome shotgun sequence encodes the following:
- the LOC118045122 gene encoding uncharacterized protein, yielding MGDQFRGSTTAIDSSNIGFQLLKKHGWKEGTGLGISEQGRLEPVQTYLKNNKRGLGADHNKKLLVKKNNTTESSSAPASSSSSSKDKNNQDRSSSRKSKALSKKQRKMQELEKRLQDKEFERGFFREFWPDNV
- the LOC118045121 gene encoding uncharacterized protein encodes the protein MGIISGDHAVGRELSPCSSSVISMREPSFLSADASATTWTSSPHPIKPSFTQPNPLIQIIKIIINTTATDTATIQPFPHSLFAHSVLSRSSKILAVSVQELQRRFDVEHEADSQQLVKHTRIFLEFCCYQALHHIITTRSDYLSDKDFRRFTYDMMLAWDSPTRALPVNDSPQNETSISSGERQEEDEVGWSLFYSTTTSMAVQVDDTTTVGREAFARIAPACPAVADVITVHNLFDSLATSSDSRLHFLIYDKYLRSLDKILRSAKNTPGPLISNHQLAEGEIILDVDGTVPIQPVLQHIGISAWPGRLTLTNHAIYFESLGVGLYDKAVRYDLASDMKQVIKPELTGPLGARLFDKAVMYKSTSVAEPVYFEFPEFKGNSRRDYWLDVCLEILHAHRFIQKNNFNETQRLEVLARAILGIFRCRTVREALCCFSSHYKTLLAFKLAESLPRGDMILETLSSRLALLNATPVSGSPCAKQQLRLSPVALLTLCQLGFILQKEANLDVEVLAFGDLWAGETNPLEISVKQSMSDTGKAEAARATVDKVKVEGIDTNVAVMKELLFPVIESAGRLHHLASWEDPFKSMVFLVLSCCAILWGWTRYILPSIFVWCAVLMLVRRYVSKKMPLEAFRVTAPPNKNAVERLLTLQEAITEVEGLIQTANIVLLKLRAILLAVLPQATERVALLLVFVAAVLAFASLQHLVLLVFLEAFTREMPYRKESGDRWLRRLREWWVRIPVAPVQLIKQDDKKRK